One window of Dyadobacter sandarakinus genomic DNA carries:
- a CDS encoding S8 family serine peptidase, producing the protein MNWKYIYHTLITCMLAQLPTRAQAPADYSIHLRGGTFTPENNLVNAPGLRLASLQSPGDSIAFCILQFEKILTQAEKSSLAASGVYILDYIPNLAYSALVRTNTSANTLTTMRGRAIVPLQPEQKMAPALVAGQVPPHAASVPGQVDVWISFPKIYTAMQVRSRLLAAGFTILSDKHQAYHILELRVPADRLRALAALPLVTYVQPVPSADKGFNNKTTANARANILSSSLPGGRNLHGEGVVIGIGDDSNPLQHVDFNGRIINRNPADGGSHGIHVMGTLAGAGIMNERYTGFAPKATLVVQEFSKILANTAAYVQDYGMVVTNNSYGGDDNDCSTFGTYDLYAQMLDEQAFRFPHLQHVFAAGNSGNITCSPYPAGFGNILSGYQTAKNVITVGSTSETGTVASGSSRGPVRDGRLKPEITAQGINITSTIPVNLYGNATGTSMAAPAVAGGLGLLYQRYRQLHQGADPRNALMKALICNAGTDKGNEGPDFRYGYGWLNLARALEMMEAGWYRNDSVAHQQTQVHTIAVPVGTAQLKVMLYWNDPAGNLLSAQNLVHDLDLSITDPYSATTLPRLPDPAPGNVSNVAATGADHINNMEQVVIDNPASGTYTVKVAGTSVAQHPMQEYVVVYDILPNVTRLTYPIGNERLKDGDAFYISWDANGNGNGTFTVQYSLNNGAQWTTIAQNLAPGIRQVAWTIPANTRSDQARVRVTDNGSGNTSVSEPFTILGVPTLTLSAGQCEGYAAIDWTQVAGATDYEVMLLNKGEMLPVTVTAGTSYVFSGLSKDSTYYFAVRARLNGKPGRRALAISRKPDSGTCTGTISDNDLAVSAVIFPAGSGRLLTSSALSSNAFIKIKIKNLDDADHAGPVQAGFFLNGVAGPLETISPAIEKGKTYDHTFASSVNLAAAGTYVLKVYVKKAGDAVAVNDTLTRIFRQLGNPAVVLPFTDNFEALAPQSVGAGQQGLAGSDRYDFTATTDAGRLRTFVNTGIAASGSRALTLDANRFYSAGNAGYLWGTFNLSNYSIAGSDVRFGFKYKNHGQKSNAANKVWIRGKDTDPWIEAYDLFASQNTPADGYKTSPGIEVSNLLFQNNQNFSSSFQVRLGQWGNTLTADSSSGAGYSFDDFELFTVTNDIQLLAIQHPGADACALDNAAEITVQVRNSSATDLTNIPVSYRIDDGQVISELVPSIPKRTTISFTFSAKANLAAYGKHRVRVWSSLGSDTFADNDSTGVELYNAPVVTAFPYEQSFESGDGYWHSAGRNSSWAYGTPGSPKITQAASGTKTWKTNLTGKYNDREDSYLYSPCFDIAGMQYPYIDFNLALDIEDCDPDPCDFLYLEYSGDGGAWTRLGTEGSGVNWYNKTYSGAGVWSIKDEVQWRRAGMRLPQGLSGIRFRFVFHSDGYTGYEGVAIDDIRVYNNTALPVNLLAFTAEKKLSEAGEAAFLKWQTAQEQNFDHFVVEVAAGDTAYLAGHFRVIGRVAGGRSAYAFEHRGTAQSGRNYYRLQMVDKDSSSAYSQVRVLDFRSTPEWIALPNPASGEFFVQGTAKAGEKVLIQVYDAAGKQRRKQQFTALGGRQFFRMDLTGADCPEGLYMLEVLAGREKYVLKVLKVH; encoded by the coding sequence ATGAATTGGAAGTACATTTACCACACACTGATTACCTGCATGCTGGCACAGCTACCCACCCGGGCGCAGGCACCCGCAGACTACTCCATCCACCTGAGGGGCGGCACATTCACGCCTGAAAATAACCTGGTAAATGCCCCTGGCCTGCGGCTGGCGAGTTTGCAAAGTCCCGGAGATTCCATTGCATTTTGCATTTTACAATTTGAAAAAATACTGACGCAGGCTGAAAAAAGCAGCCTGGCAGCTTCGGGAGTCTACATCCTCGACTACATTCCCAACCTTGCCTATTCCGCGCTGGTACGTACCAATACCAGCGCAAATACTCTCACAACCATGCGCGGGAGGGCGATAGTACCTTTGCAGCCGGAACAAAAAATGGCTCCTGCGCTGGTGGCCGGCCAGGTTCCGCCGCATGCAGCCAGCGTGCCCGGGCAGGTGGATGTATGGATCAGTTTTCCCAAAATATATACCGCCATGCAGGTCAGAAGCCGGCTCCTGGCGGCAGGCTTTACCATATTGTCGGACAAGCACCAGGCCTACCACATTCTTGAACTACGCGTGCCCGCCGACCGGCTGCGCGCACTGGCTGCATTGCCCTTGGTAACCTACGTTCAGCCGGTACCATCGGCGGATAAAGGTTTTAACAATAAGACCACCGCCAATGCCCGGGCCAATATCCTGAGCTCATCCCTGCCCGGCGGCCGTAACCTGCATGGAGAAGGTGTGGTGATCGGGATCGGGGATGATTCCAATCCGCTGCAGCACGTGGATTTTAATGGAAGAATAATCAACCGCAACCCTGCGGATGGCGGCTCACATGGTATCCACGTGATGGGAACGCTGGCAGGTGCGGGCATTATGAACGAGCGTTACACGGGTTTTGCACCCAAGGCGACCCTCGTAGTGCAGGAATTTTCGAAAATCCTGGCCAATACCGCCGCCTATGTGCAGGATTATGGCATGGTAGTGACCAACAATTCGTACGGCGGGGATGACAATGATTGTTCTACATTCGGTACTTACGACCTGTATGCGCAAATGCTGGATGAGCAGGCATTCCGGTTCCCGCATCTGCAGCATGTATTTGCGGCGGGGAATAGTGGAAATATCACCTGCAGTCCTTATCCCGCAGGCTTCGGCAACATCCTGAGCGGCTACCAGACGGCCAAAAACGTGATCACGGTAGGCAGTACTTCCGAAACCGGCACAGTGGCATCCGGCAGCAGCCGCGGGCCTGTGCGCGACGGACGATTAAAGCCTGAAATTACTGCCCAGGGAATCAATATCACGTCCACCATTCCCGTCAATTTGTATGGTAATGCAACCGGAACCAGTATGGCAGCGCCGGCTGTGGCAGGCGGACTGGGGCTTTTGTACCAGAGATACCGCCAGCTGCACCAAGGTGCCGATCCGCGAAATGCATTGATGAAAGCACTCATTTGCAATGCAGGGACAGATAAGGGAAACGAAGGTCCGGATTTCAGATATGGGTACGGGTGGCTGAACCTGGCCCGGGCTTTGGAAATGATGGAAGCCGGATGGTACCGGAATGACTCGGTGGCTCATCAGCAAACCCAGGTGCACACGATTGCCGTACCCGTGGGGACAGCCCAGCTGAAGGTAATGCTGTACTGGAACGATCCCGCGGGTAACCTGCTGTCTGCACAAAATCTTGTTCACGATCTCGATCTGAGCATAACGGATCCATATTCGGCCACGACATTACCGCGCCTGCCCGATCCCGCACCTGGAAATGTGAGCAATGTGGCTGCAACCGGCGCCGACCATATCAATAATATGGAGCAGGTGGTGATCGACAATCCTGCGTCGGGCACCTACACTGTGAAAGTGGCAGGTACATCTGTGGCTCAGCATCCTATGCAGGAATATGTGGTCGTTTATGATATTTTACCCAATGTTACCCGGCTTACCTATCCCATCGGGAACGAGCGGCTGAAAGATGGCGATGCATTTTACATCTCCTGGGATGCCAATGGAAACGGAAACGGCACATTTACAGTCCAGTACTCACTCAATAACGGGGCACAATGGACAACCATCGCTCAAAATCTTGCCCCCGGAATAAGGCAGGTTGCCTGGACCATTCCGGCCAATACCCGGAGTGACCAGGCACGTGTAAGGGTGACAGACAATGGATCAGGCAATACTTCAGTAAGCGAACCCTTTACCATTCTTGGTGTGCCTACATTAACACTTTCAGCCGGGCAATGCGAAGGGTATGCGGCTATTGACTGGACCCAGGTTGCCGGCGCAACAGACTATGAGGTAATGCTCCTGAACAAGGGCGAGATGCTGCCCGTAACCGTCACCGCGGGTACCAGCTACGTTTTCAGTGGTTTGTCCAAAGACTCCACCTATTACTTTGCTGTGCGGGCGAGGCTCAATGGAAAGCCGGGAAGGCGGGCGTTGGCCATTTCCCGCAAGCCTGACTCTGGAACCTGTACGGGTACTATCTCGGATAATGATCTGGCGGTCAGTGCGGTCATTTTCCCGGCGGGATCAGGGCGGCTGCTGACATCTTCTGCGTTGAGTAGCAATGCATTTATCAAAATAAAAATCAAAAACCTGGATGATGCAGACCATGCGGGGCCTGTGCAAGCGGGTTTTTTCCTGAATGGCGTGGCTGGACCTTTGGAAACGATCAGTCCGGCAATTGAAAAAGGAAAAACGTACGATCACACTTTTGCATCCAGTGTGAACCTGGCGGCGGCAGGCACGTATGTACTTAAAGTTTATGTGAAAAAAGCAGGGGATGCAGTAGCAGTTAATGATACATTGACACGCATTTTCAGGCAGCTCGGCAACCCTGCAGTCGTGCTGCCTTTTACGGATAACTTCGAGGCACTTGCACCGCAGTCCGTCGGGGCGGGACAGCAGGGGCTGGCGGGTTCCGACCGGTATGACTTTACGGCCACTACGGATGCAGGACGGTTGCGGACTTTTGTAAATACGGGCATTGCTGCGTCGGGCAGCAGGGCGCTGACCCTTGATGCCAACCGTTTTTACAGTGCCGGTAATGCCGGGTACCTGTGGGGGACATTCAATCTGAGCAACTACAGCATTGCGGGCAGTGATGTACGTTTTGGTTTTAAGTATAAAAACCACGGACAAAAGTCCAATGCAGCCAATAAAGTATGGATCCGCGGAAAGGATACCGATCCCTGGATTGAGGCATACGACCTCTTTGCCAGCCAGAATACACCCGCCGATGGTTATAAGACTTCGCCGGGCATTGAAGTCAGTAACCTGCTTTTTCAGAATAATCAAAATTTCTCGTCCAGCTTCCAGGTCAGGCTGGGACAGTGGGGCAATACCCTTACCGCAGACAGCAGCAGCGGTGCAGGTTACAGTTTTGACGATTTTGAACTTTTCACGGTCACAAACGACATACAGCTGCTGGCCATACAGCATCCCGGGGCAGATGCCTGTGCACTGGACAATGCAGCGGAGATTACCGTACAGGTAAGAAACAGCTCGGCAACCGACCTGACCAATATTCCGGTCAGCTACCGCATTGACGACGGGCAGGTAATCAGCGAGCTGGTCCCGTCTATCCCGAAAAGGACAACGATCTCATTTACATTCAGTGCCAAAGCCAATCTGGCAGCCTACGGCAAACACAGGGTGCGGGTGTGGTCATCGCTGGGATCGGATACTTTCGCGGATAATGACAGTACCGGAGTGGAGCTGTACAATGCACCTGTGGTAACTGCATTTCCCTATGAGCAATCTTTTGAAAGCGGCGATGGCTACTGGCACAGTGCCGGGCGCAACAGTTCCTGGGCGTACGGCACGCCGGGTTCGCCCAAAATCACCCAAGCTGCCAGTGGGACAAAGACCTGGAAAACCAATCTCACGGGGAAATACAATGATCGTGAAGATTCGTACCTGTACTCGCCCTGCTTTGACATTGCGGGTATGCAGTATCCTTACATTGATTTCAATCTGGCGCTCGATATTGAAGATTGTGACCCCGATCCCTGCGACTTTCTTTACCTGGAATATTCAGGCGACGGGGGCGCATGGACGAGGCTGGGCACGGAAGGATCAGGTGTAAACTGGTACAATAAAACGTACTCAGGAGCAGGTGTATGGAGCATAAAGGATGAAGTGCAGTGGCGCAGGGCGGGCATGCGCCTCCCGCAGGGACTGTCGGGCATCCGGTTCCGCTTTGTGTTCCATTCAGATGGGTATACCGGTTATGAAGGGGTGGCAATTGACGATATACGGGTTTACAACAATACGGCCCTGCCCGTGAACCTGCTTGCATTTACGGCTGAAAAGAAATTGTCCGAGGCCGGAGAAGCTGCCTTTTTGAAATGGCAAACGGCTCAGGAACAAAACTTTGATCATTTTGTCGTGGAAGTGGCTGCGGGTGATACTGCTTACCTGGCAGGGCATTTCAGGGTGATTGGCAGGGTCGCGGGCGGAAGGTCAGCTTATGCATTTGAACACAGGGGCACGGCGCAGAGCGGACGTAATTATTACCGCCTGCAAATGGTGGATAAGGATAGCAGTAGCGCTTATTCGCAGGTGCGGGTGCTCGACTTCCGTAGCACGCCGGAGTGGATAGCATTGCCCAATCCTGCATCGGGTGAGTTTTTTGTGCAGGGTACGGCAAAAGCAGGTGAAAAGGTGCTGATCCAGGTATATGATGCCGCCGGAAAGCAGCGCAGGAAGCAGCAGTTTACAGCTTTGGGAGGCAGGCAATTCTTTCGTATGGATCTGACCGGTGCGGATTGTCCCGAAGGATTGTATATGCTGGAAGTGCTTGCAGGAAGGGAAAAATATGTTTTAAAAGTGCTGAAAGTACATTAA
- the ribD gene encoding bifunctional diaminohydroxyphosphoribosylaminopyrimidine deaminase/5-amino-6-(5-phosphoribosylamino)uracil reductase RibD codes for MESDVQWMQRALQLAAYGMGNVSPNPMVGCVIVHDGRIIGEGWHRQYGGPHAEVRAVENADHQGNAHLLGEATAYVTLEPCSHFGKTPPCADLLIARKLRRVVVCNEDPNPLVAGQGMQKLRNAGIQVESGLLSEEGAALNVRFFTAMRQHRPYVILKWAETADGFLGYDNGLPLKVSGELSNMRVHQWRTEEDAILVGYKTAWMDNPRLNVRKWVGHDPVRIVLDRYLQLPASLNLFDQSQPTLVVNRREATPLPAEPERYATAHTVGYLKVEPGMDEIGEMLRGLVKRKIHSVFVEGGAAVINSFLQSGHWDEIRRCQGSFAIGEGVKAPVPAGTLWHSEQVQGDLWSFYSAATHSRYSPQ; via the coding sequence ATGGAATCGGATGTTCAATGGATGCAAAGGGCGCTGCAGCTGGCTGCCTACGGAATGGGAAATGTGAGCCCGAACCCCATGGTCGGCTGTGTGATTGTGCACGACGGCAGGATCATCGGCGAAGGCTGGCACCGGCAATATGGCGGGCCGCATGCAGAGGTACGTGCCGTGGAAAATGCAGATCATCAGGGCAATGCGCATCTGTTGGGCGAGGCTACTGCATACGTCACGCTCGAACCCTGCTCTCATTTTGGTAAAACCCCGCCCTGCGCCGACCTGCTGATCGCCAGAAAGCTGAGACGGGTGGTCGTATGCAATGAAGATCCCAATCCGCTCGTGGCCGGCCAGGGAATGCAAAAACTGCGGAATGCGGGCATTCAGGTGGAGAGCGGGCTGCTCTCGGAAGAGGGGGCAGCGCTGAACGTGCGATTTTTTACCGCCATGCGGCAGCACAGGCCTTATGTAATCCTCAAATGGGCCGAAACTGCAGACGGGTTCCTCGGGTATGACAATGGACTTCCGTTAAAGGTCAGCGGCGAACTTTCCAACATGCGCGTGCACCAGTGGCGAACCGAGGAAGACGCAATCCTGGTGGGGTACAAGACGGCGTGGATGGACAATCCAAGGCTCAATGTCCGTAAATGGGTAGGGCACGATCCAGTACGCATTGTACTTGACAGATACCTGCAGCTGCCTGCCAGCCTGAACCTTTTCGATCAGTCCCAGCCTACACTGGTGGTCAATCGCCGGGAAGCAACGCCTTTGCCGGCCGAACCCGAGCGGTACGCCACTGCCCACACTGTTGGCTACCTGAAAGTGGAACCCGGTATGGACGAGATCGGCGAAATGCTGCGCGGGCTTGTCAAAAGAAAAATACATTCCGTATTTGTGGAAGGCGGAGCGGCCGTCATCAACAGTTTCCTGCAATCCGGGCATTGGGACGAGATCCGGCGGTGCCAGGGATCATTTGCAATCGGGGAGGGGGTCAAGGCACCTGTACCGGCCGGTACGCTCTGGCATAGTGAGCAGGTACAGGGTGATTTATGGTCTTTCTACTCGGCAGCTACACACTCCAGATATTCTCCTCAGTAG
- a CDS encoding shikimate dehydrogenase family protein — MNLYGLIGYPLTHSFSKRYFTDKFTREKIRESSYELFEMKSLDELPALLKKKSGLRGLNVTIPYKKDVIAYLDDLDDSSAERIGAVNTIKIYADGSTKGFNTDYYGFRQSLVEWLDRRGETCSNFQALILGNGGAAKAVQVALQDLHVEYLTVSRQKSDDSILYEALTEDILKSHLLIINTTPLGTFPKTEECPPVNYDWIGKGHFLYDLVYNPAETLFLKNGAAHGAVVQNGLKMLELQAEKAWEIWTTEENIWSV; from the coding sequence ATGAATTTATACGGCCTTATCGGATACCCGCTCACGCACTCGTTTTCCAAACGCTACTTCACCGACAAGTTTACCCGGGAAAAGATCAGGGAAAGCAGTTATGAACTGTTTGAAATGAAGTCACTGGATGAGCTGCCTGCACTCCTGAAAAAAAAATCAGGGCTGCGCGGCCTCAATGTAACCATTCCCTACAAAAAAGACGTAATTGCGTACCTCGACGACCTGGATGACTCCTCGGCTGAGCGGATCGGGGCTGTGAATACCATCAAAATCTATGCTGACGGCAGTACCAAGGGCTTTAATACAGACTATTATGGCTTCCGGCAGTCGCTCGTGGAATGGCTCGACCGGCGGGGCGAAACATGCAGCAACTTTCAGGCACTGATTCTGGGAAACGGAGGCGCTGCCAAGGCGGTACAGGTTGCATTGCAGGATCTGCATGTGGAATACCTCACCGTTTCCCGGCAAAAAAGCGACGATTCAATCCTGTACGAGGCATTGACGGAAGATATCCTCAAAAGTCACCTGCTGATCATCAATACAACTCCACTGGGTACTTTCCCCAAAACCGAAGAATGCCCGCCTGTGAATTACGACTGGATCGGGAAAGGTCATTTCCTGTATGATCTTGTGTACAACCCTGCCGAAACCCTTTTCCTGAAAAATGGCGCCGCCCATGGTGCAGTGGTACAGAATGGCTTGAAAATGCTCGAACTTCAGGCAGAGAAAGCCTGGGAAATCTGGACTACTGAGGAGAATATCTGGAGTGTGTAG
- a CDS encoding family 20 glycosylhydrolase: MKQKLLYYQFVFLFILTLAACSRSGDVTQEQAQKIGVSWKLVSNFTEPDGGFDARFVLKNSSNITLDAANWKLFFNMSPRPIQSNKTPQPAVVEHINGDWYRIVAGKDFKLAPGDSITINYRGTEGVIKETDAPMGLYFVFYDKEGKEKDIVEVTDYKVEPFTTKEQILRGKRDLRQVPTPATRYAANLKFSRVGEEQLHKIIPTPVSMKAGEGTFALSGVTQVFYQDGLENEAKYLIGKLKTLTGADLPIQAGLPQTSAPDANAIILQKGAVNVKGITAEAYKLNIDAKGVAITGADAAGVFYGVQSLLQLVPTEAYLKETPSLGLGYVQIEDAPRFHFRSMHLDVARNFQTKESVKRILDLLASYKLNHMLLYITEDEGWRVEIDGLPELTEVGAQRQHTSGMAASALHPSYGSGPFAKDKSKYGSGYYTKADFIEILKYANERHIKIIPELNFPGHALAAIKSMEARYEKFMKEGKEKEASEYRLIDPEDKSVYLSAQAYKNNVVSPARPSTYHFYEKVVDEITKLYQQAGLTLDTFHTGGDEVADGAWTKSPMAAKLMKEHPEIKSYRNMQTYFFRNLLPLLEKRKLKVHGWEEVALTKTEQGAYLANPEFVGHQVVPYVWNNVYDVDLGNRLANAGYQVVLCNVTNFYFDMSYDNDPKEPGLYWGGFVDTRDNWLFSPYNMFRTTEETSMGKPMKEEFAGKQAMKPEARKNVIGVECQLWCETIKGREMMEYMILPKLFGFSESAWTERNWENVTDDASFKKMTDQGWNVFANSIAQRHLPRWKTINGGYNYRLPMPGAIVEGGMLKANTELPGLEIRYTTDGSEPTVKSALYKDPVKAAGTIKLKAFDMAGWASRTSEVAAQ, encoded by the coding sequence ATGAAGCAGAAGCTACTTTACTATCAGTTTGTTTTCCTTTTTATCCTGACGCTGGCCGCGTGCAGCCGCTCGGGAGATGTCACCCAAGAGCAAGCTCAGAAGATCGGGGTTTCCTGGAAGCTTGTGAGCAACTTTACCGAGCCCGATGGCGGCTTTGATGCCCGGTTTGTTCTTAAAAACAGCAGTAACATCACGCTGGATGCGGCAAACTGGAAGTTGTTTTTCAACATGTCGCCACGGCCAATACAGTCTAACAAAACACCTCAGCCGGCCGTTGTGGAGCATATCAATGGCGATTGGTACCGGATCGTAGCAGGGAAAGATTTCAAGCTTGCACCGGGTGATTCCATTACCATCAATTACAGAGGAACCGAAGGTGTGATCAAAGAGACGGATGCGCCCATGGGGTTGTATTTTGTTTTTTATGATAAAGAAGGAAAAGAAAAAGACATCGTAGAGGTAACGGATTACAAGGTTGAACCATTTACTACAAAAGAGCAGATCCTGCGCGGAAAGCGTGATCTGAGGCAGGTACCTACGCCGGCAACCCGGTATGCAGCCAATCTCAAATTCAGCAGGGTTGGTGAGGAGCAGTTACATAAAATTATCCCGACTCCGGTGAGCATGAAAGCCGGTGAGGGAACATTCGCACTGAGCGGTGTAACCCAGGTATTTTACCAGGATGGTCTTGAAAATGAAGCGAAGTACCTGATCGGAAAGCTAAAAACATTAACCGGTGCCGACCTGCCGATCCAGGCCGGGCTGCCGCAGACCAGCGCTCCTGATGCCAATGCCATTATCCTGCAAAAAGGGGCTGTGAATGTAAAGGGAATTACAGCCGAAGCCTACAAGCTGAACATCGACGCAAAAGGAGTTGCCATCACAGGCGCTGATGCTGCGGGTGTTTTTTATGGTGTCCAGAGCCTGCTGCAGCTTGTGCCTACGGAAGCTTACCTGAAAGAAACACCATCTCTGGGACTGGGTTATGTGCAAATAGAAGATGCGCCCCGCTTTCATTTCCGCAGCATGCACCTGGACGTAGCGCGCAACTTTCAGACGAAGGAATCCGTCAAGCGAATTCTGGATCTGCTGGCTTCCTATAAGCTGAACCACATGCTTCTGTACATTACTGAAGATGAGGGCTGGCGCGTGGAAATTGACGGATTGCCGGAGCTGACCGAAGTAGGCGCGCAACGCCAGCATACCTCGGGTATGGCAGCATCTGCCCTGCATCCAAGCTACGGATCGGGTCCGTTTGCCAAAGACAAGAGCAAATATGGCAGCGGATATTATACCAAGGCCGACTTTATCGAAATCCTGAAATACGCAAATGAGCGCCACATCAAGATCATCCCCGAGCTAAACTTTCCGGGACATGCGCTGGCGGCGATCAAGTCTATGGAGGCGCGGTACGAAAAGTTCATGAAGGAAGGCAAGGAGAAGGAAGCCAGCGAGTACCGCCTGATCGATCCAGAGGACAAGTCGGTATACCTTTCTGCACAGGCTTACAAAAACAATGTGGTAAGTCCCGCGCGGCCTTCTACCTATCATTTTTACGAAAAAGTAGTAGACGAAATTACGAAACTTTACCAGCAGGCCGGGCTTACGCTGGATACCTTCCATACGGGTGGTGATGAGGTAGCTGATGGTGCCTGGACCAAATCCCCGATGGCTGCCAAACTGATGAAGGAACATCCGGAAATCAAATCTTACCGCAACATGCAGACCTACTTTTTCAGAAACCTGCTGCCGCTTCTGGAAAAAAGAAAACTGAAAGTACATGGCTGGGAAGAAGTAGCGCTCACCAAAACCGAGCAGGGTGCATACCTGGCCAACCCGGAGTTTGTAGGTCACCAGGTGGTGCCCTATGTCTGGAATAATGTGTATGATGTAGACCTTGGCAACAGGCTCGCCAATGCTGGCTACCAGGTCGTACTCTGTAATGTGACCAACTTTTACTTTGACATGTCGTACGACAATGATCCGAAAGAGCCGGGCCTGTACTGGGGCGGGTTTGTGGACACGCGCGACAACTGGCTTTTCTCGCCCTACAACATGTTCAGGACTACAGAGGAAACCTCGATGGGTAAGCCGATGAAGGAGGAGTTTGCGGGCAAGCAGGCAATGAAGCCCGAAGCCCGCAAAAATGTGATCGGTGTGGAATGCCAGCTTTGGTGCGAAACGATCAAAGGCCGGGAAATGATGGAATACATGATCCTGCCCAAATTGTTCGGCTTTTCGGAAAGTGCATGGACTGAGCGGAACTGGGAAAACGTGACGGATGATGCAAGTTTCAAGAAAATGACCGATCAAGGCTGGAATGTTTTTGCCAATTCCATTGCACAGCGGCATCTACCACGCTGGAAGACCATCAATGGCGGCTACAACTACAGGCTTCCAATGCCGGGTGCCATCGTTGAAGGCGGTATGCTTAAAGCCAATACTGAGTTGCCTGGCCTGGAAATTCGCTACACCACCGACGGCTCCGAGCCGACCGTAAAATCTGCTTTGTACAAGGACCCCGTGAAAGCAGCAGGTACGATCAAGCTGAAAGCTTTTGACATGGCGGGCTGGGCGAGCCGGACGAGCGAAGTCGCGGCGCAGTAA
- the prmC gene encoding peptide chain release factor N(5)-glutamine methyltransferase — MTSARQLYQHILKAIQVYPEKEAQAITFMLLEHYMRLRNIDVLVDRPIPPTTAQPDWESIISRLNNNEPVQHIIGSTEFCGLEFRVSSSVLIPRPETEELVRMVTRDYAEPDKDISILDIGTGSGCIAIVLARFLPHVTVHAWDVSDEALEVARENARQLIADVKFAKQDMLNVTFPLPGDIIKFDCLVSNPPYVTYSEQEHMRPNVLRFEPQVALFVEDSDPLLFYKAIADFGVYHLKENGKCYVEINEHFGPGTKEVFEERNYKNVEILRDINGKDRFVRAIWAS, encoded by the coding sequence ATGACTTCGGCACGTCAGCTTTATCAACATATATTAAAAGCCATTCAAGTTTATCCCGAGAAAGAAGCGCAGGCCATCACCTTTATGCTGCTGGAACATTATATGCGCCTGCGGAACATTGATGTGCTGGTCGACCGGCCGATCCCGCCTACTACTGCGCAGCCCGATTGGGAAAGCATTATCTCGCGACTGAATAACAATGAGCCCGTGCAGCATATCATCGGCTCCACGGAGTTTTGCGGACTCGAATTCCGGGTTTCTTCGTCGGTACTGATTCCCCGTCCGGAGACTGAAGAGCTGGTGAGGATGGTAACCCGCGACTATGCTGAGCCCGATAAGGATATATCTATCCTGGATATCGGCACCGGGAGCGGCTGTATCGCCATTGTGCTGGCGCGCTTCCTGCCGCATGTGACCGTACATGCGTGGGACGTATCCGACGAAGCATTGGAAGTAGCCCGCGAAAATGCCCGCCAGCTGATTGCCGACGTGAAGTTTGCCAAGCAGGATATGCTCAATGTAACTTTTCCGTTGCCGGGAGATATTATCAAGTTCGACTGCCTGGTAAGCAACCCGCCTTATGTGACCTACTCCGAGCAGGAGCATATGCGTCCCAATGTACTGCGTTTTGAACCCCAGGTAGCGTTGTTTGTGGAGGATAGTGACCCTTTGCTTTTTTATAAGGCCATCGCCGACTTTGGTGTTTACCATTTAAAAGAAAATGGCAAATGCTATGTGGAAATCAACGAGCATTTCGGGCCGGGAACAAAGGAGGTATTT